Proteins from one Mycolicibacter virginiensis genomic window:
- a CDS encoding CBS domain-containing protein: MQAEQIAEEFPVVTIDSDALAAARLLAEHRLPGIVVTDAAGKPYAVLPASQVVRFIVPGYVQDDPSLAGVLSETVADRSAEKLRGKTVRDVLPEHLRDVPAADADATVIEVAAMMARLHSPLIAVVKDGELHGVITASRLLAAALRV, from the coding sequence GTGCAGGCCGAACAGATCGCCGAAGAATTCCCGGTGGTGACTATCGACTCCGACGCACTGGCCGCCGCGAGATTATTGGCGGAACACCGGTTGCCCGGCATCGTCGTCACCGACGCGGCCGGCAAGCCGTACGCGGTGCTGCCGGCCTCCCAGGTGGTGCGCTTCATCGTGCCGGGCTACGTCCAGGACGACCCATCGCTGGCGGGCGTACTGAGCGAGACCGTGGCGGACCGCTCGGCCGAGAAGCTTCGCGGCAAAACGGTCCGCGACGTGCTGCCCGAACACCTACGAGACGTGCCGGCCGCCGACGCCGACGCCACCGTGATCGAAGTGGCCGCCATGATGGCCCGCCTGCACAGCCCCTTGATTGCCGTCGTCAAGGACGGTGAACTGCACGGGGTCATCACCGCGTCGCGGTTGCTTGCCGCGGCGCTGAGAGTCTGA
- a CDS encoding SLC13 family permease produces MAFIAVAVFLTAYAFIAADRVNKTVVALAGAAAVVILPVISSDDIFYSRATGIDWDVIFLLLGMMIIVSVLRQTGVFEYIAIWAAKRAKGSPLRIMILLVLVTAVASALLDNVTTVLLIAPVTLLVCDRLDISAAPFLMAEVFASNIGGAATLVGDPPNIIIASRGGLSFNSFLLNLAPIVAIVIAAFILMLPRLFPGSFAVDAERVADVMALEEGEAIRDRGLLIKCGLVLAAVFAAFIGHSALHLEPSVVALLGAGILILTSGLERPEYLSGVEWETLLFFAGLFVMVGALVDTGVIAALAKAATAVTDGNALLTTMGILGVSAPVSGIIDNIPYVATMTPIVAELSTTLPTNVHPDALWWALALGADFGGNLTAVGASANVVMLGIARRSDNPISFWEFTRKGIVVTAVSVTLTAVYLWLRYFVFG; encoded by the coding sequence ATGGCCTTCATTGCGGTCGCGGTGTTTCTGACCGCATACGCGTTCATCGCCGCCGATCGCGTCAACAAAACAGTTGTAGCGCTGGCCGGCGCGGCGGCAGTCGTCATCCTGCCGGTCATATCGTCCGATGACATCTTCTATTCCCGCGCGACCGGTATCGACTGGGACGTCATCTTCCTGCTGCTGGGCATGATGATCATCGTCAGCGTGCTGCGCCAGACCGGCGTCTTCGAGTACATCGCCATTTGGGCCGCCAAGCGCGCCAAGGGTTCCCCGCTGCGGATCATGATCCTGCTGGTGCTGGTGACCGCGGTGGCCTCAGCGTTGCTGGACAACGTCACCACCGTGCTGCTGATCGCCCCGGTCACGCTGCTGGTCTGTGACCGTCTGGACATCAGCGCCGCACCGTTTCTGATGGCCGAGGTGTTCGCATCCAACATCGGCGGCGCCGCAACCCTGGTCGGTGATCCACCCAACATCATCATCGCCAGCCGAGGAGGATTGTCGTTCAATTCCTTCCTGCTGAACCTGGCGCCTATCGTCGCGATCGTCATCGCCGCGTTCATCCTCATGTTGCCCCGCCTGTTTCCCGGGTCGTTCGCCGTCGACGCCGAGCGAGTCGCCGACGTGATGGCACTGGAGGAGGGTGAAGCAATCCGCGATCGCGGCCTGCTGATCAAGTGCGGACTGGTGCTCGCCGCGGTGTTCGCCGCATTCATCGGGCATTCGGCGCTACACCTCGAGCCATCGGTGGTCGCCCTGCTCGGTGCGGGGATCTTGATCCTCACCTCCGGTCTGGAGCGCCCGGAGTATCTGTCCGGGGTCGAATGGGAAACGCTGTTGTTCTTCGCCGGACTCTTCGTGATGGTCGGCGCCCTGGTGGATACCGGTGTGATCGCCGCCCTCGCCAAAGCTGCCACCGCGGTTACCGACGGCAATGCGCTGTTGACCACAATGGGCATCTTGGGGGTGTCCGCTCCGGTGTCCGGGATCATCGACAACATCCCCTACGTGGCAACCATGACGCCGATCGTGGCCGAGCTGAGCACCACCCTGCCCACCAACGTGCACCCCGACGCGCTGTGGTGGGCGCTGGCACTGGGTGCTGACTTCGGTGGCAACCTGACCGCCGTCGGAGCCAGCGCCAACGTGGTGATGCTCGGAATCGCCCGCCGGTCAGACAATCCCATCTCATTCTGGGAATTCACCCGCAAGGGCATTGTGGTCACCGCCGTCTCGGTCACGCTGACGGCGGTGTATCTGTGGTTGCGCTACTTCGTATTTGGCTGA
- a CDS encoding fluoroquinolone transporter permease: MMVGWRAVAAFGRNDLRGTYRDPLLVMIVLAPVIWTTGVAVLTPRVTAMLAERYAFDLVPYYPLVLTAFLLLTSIIITGGLAAFLVLDEVDAGTLTALRVTPVRLSVFFGYRVATVMVVTTAYVIATLSFSGILQPGLLPSLIPIGLLAGLTAVVTLLLILAMASNKIQGLAALRGLGMLIAGLPCLPWFIDSSWNLAFGVLPPYWAVKAFWVAGDHGVWWPYLVGGVVYNLAVAMPLYRRFVAKNT; the protein is encoded by the coding sequence ATGATGGTGGGCTGGCGCGCAGTGGCCGCGTTCGGCCGCAATGATCTGCGTGGCACCTATCGCGACCCGCTGCTGGTGATGATCGTGCTGGCGCCGGTGATCTGGACCACCGGGGTAGCGGTGCTGACGCCGCGGGTCACCGCCATGCTCGCCGAGCGCTACGCGTTCGACCTGGTGCCCTACTACCCGTTGGTGCTCACCGCATTTCTGTTGCTGACATCCATCATCATCACCGGTGGCCTGGCCGCGTTTCTGGTGCTCGACGAAGTCGACGCCGGCACGCTGACCGCGCTGCGAGTCACCCCGGTTCGGCTGTCGGTGTTCTTCGGCTACCGGGTGGCCACCGTGATGGTGGTGACGACCGCTTACGTGATTGCCACCCTGTCGTTCAGCGGGATTCTGCAACCGGGCCTGCTGCCGTCGCTGATCCCGATCGGGCTGCTGGCCGGCCTGACCGCGGTGGTGACGCTGCTGTTGATTCTGGCCATGGCCAGCAACAAGATTCAGGGCCTGGCCGCTTTGCGCGGCCTGGGCATGCTGATCGCCGGGTTGCCGTGCCTGCCGTGGTTCATCGACTCGAGCTGGAATCTGGCGTTCGGGGTGTTGCCGCCGTACTGGGCGGTCAAGGCATTCTGGGTGGCCGGTGACCACGGGGTGTGGTGGCCGTATCTGGTCGGCGGGGTCGTCTACAACCTGGCGGTCGCGATGCCGCTGTATCGCCGCTTCGTCGCCAAGAACACCTGA
- a CDS encoding fluoroquinolone export ABC transporter permease subunit, with amino-acid sequence MSRLVAALRLELMLQVRQKFLHAAVFSGLIWLAVLLPMPARLRTAAEPYVLMGDTAIIGFFFIAGTVFFDKQDRTLSAIVATPLRFGEYLTAKLTPLAGISLAVAVVVAGVDRVGYHPIPLLTGVLLATLVMLLVGFTTSLPFASISDWFLTATIPLAVMSLPMLHYSGVWPSPLCYLIPSQGPLLLFGAAFDQLTLAPWQIAYALIYPTLCIAGLYLAGRKLFAHYIIERS; translated from the coding sequence ATGAGCCGGCTGGTGGCCGCGCTACGTCTGGAGCTGATGCTGCAGGTCCGGCAGAAGTTTCTGCACGCCGCGGTGTTCTCGGGTCTGATCTGGCTGGCTGTGCTGTTGCCGATGCCGGCGCGTCTGCGCACGGCCGCCGAACCGTATGTGCTGATGGGCGATACGGCCATCATCGGTTTCTTCTTCATCGCCGGCACGGTGTTCTTCGACAAGCAGGATCGAACCCTGTCGGCGATCGTCGCCACACCGCTGCGATTCGGCGAGTACCTGACGGCGAAACTCACTCCGCTGGCCGGGATCTCACTGGCGGTGGCTGTGGTGGTGGCCGGCGTGGATCGCGTCGGCTACCACCCGATTCCATTGCTGACGGGGGTGCTGCTGGCGACTCTGGTGATGCTGCTGGTCGGATTCACCACATCCCTGCCGTTCGCGTCGATCAGTGACTGGTTCCTGACCGCGACGATCCCACTGGCGGTGATGTCACTGCCGATGCTGCACTACTCCGGGGTGTGGCCGTCGCCGCTGTGCTACCTGATTCCGAGTCAGGGGCCGCTGCTGCTGTTCGGCGCCGCATTCGATCAGCTCACCCTGGCGCCATGGCAGATCGCGTACGCGCTGATCTATCCCACACTGTGTATCGCCGGGTTGTACTTGGCGGGCCGGAAACTGTTCGCCCACTACATCATCGAGCGGTCATGA
- a CDS encoding ABC transporter ATP-binding protein — translation MLIDGDATEVIRVRGLTYTYPKAEQPAVRGMDFSVDRGEIFGFLGPSGAGKSTTQKLLIGLLRGHGGQAQVWGRDPVAWGPDYYQRIGVSFELPNHYQKLTGLENLQFFASLYAGRTVDPMVLLDAVGLTEYADTRVGDYSKGMQMRLTFIRSLIHDPELIFLDEPTSGLDPVNANKVKDMVRDLKARGRTVFLTTHDMETADELCDRVAFVVDGRIVALDKPAELKIARSQRVVRVTYRSEQGGLANADFAMDTLADDPGFHAVLRERQIETIHSREASLDDVFVEVTGRQLT, via the coding sequence GTGTTGATCGACGGCGATGCGACCGAAGTGATCCGGGTGCGCGGACTCACCTACACCTATCCGAAGGCCGAGCAGCCCGCCGTTCGCGGCATGGACTTCTCGGTCGACCGCGGCGAGATCTTCGGGTTCCTGGGTCCCAGCGGCGCCGGCAAGTCCACGACCCAGAAGCTGCTCATCGGCCTGCTGCGCGGCCACGGCGGCCAGGCCCAGGTCTGGGGCCGCGACCCGGTCGCCTGGGGGCCCGACTACTACCAGCGCATCGGGGTGTCCTTCGAATTGCCCAACCACTACCAGAAGCTCACCGGACTGGAGAACCTGCAGTTCTTCGCATCGCTGTACGCCGGCAGGACCGTCGACCCGATGGTCCTGCTGGACGCCGTCGGCCTGACCGAATACGCCGACACCCGGGTGGGTGACTACTCCAAGGGCATGCAGATGCGGCTGACCTTCATCCGATCGCTGATCCACGATCCGGAGCTGATCTTTCTCGACGAGCCCACGTCCGGTCTGGACCCGGTCAATGCCAACAAGGTCAAAGACATGGTGCGCGATCTCAAGGCGCGCGGCCGCACCGTTTTCCTGACCACGCACGACATGGAGACCGCCGACGAGCTGTGCGACCGGGTGGCGTTCGTCGTTGACGGCCGAATCGTCGCGCTGGACAAGCCCGCCGAGCTGAAGATCGCCCGCAGCCAGCGCGTGGTCCGGGTGACCTACCGTTCCGAGCAGGGTGGCCTGGCGAACGCGGACTTCGCCATGGACACCCTGGCCGACGACCCGGGGTTTCACGCGGTGCTGCGCGAACGACAGATCGAGACGATCCACAGCCGCGAGGCCAGCCTCGATGACGTTTTCGTCGAGGTCACCGGCAGGCAGCTGACATGA
- a CDS encoding GbsR/MarR family transcriptional regulator has translation MADDVDIAEQLALTLTGLGLQRMTARVLATLLFTEQSTMTMGELAEKLRASAGAISGAMKMLTAVGLAERVPVPASRREHYRLRDDAWAVLFTNQNVTISAMQDAAAAGIAAIGADHPAHHRLTQMRDFYTFLLAEIPALLDRWRERSAS, from the coding sequence GTGGCAGATGATGTCGATATCGCCGAACAACTCGCGCTGACGTTGACCGGTCTCGGACTGCAGCGCATGACCGCCCGGGTCCTGGCCACCTTGCTGTTCACCGAACAGTCGACGATGACGATGGGCGAGCTGGCCGAGAAGCTGCGGGCCAGTGCGGGCGCGATCTCCGGGGCGATGAAGATGCTCACCGCGGTCGGGTTGGCCGAGCGGGTTCCGGTTCCGGCCAGCCGCCGCGAGCATTATCGACTGCGCGACGATGCATGGGCGGTGTTGTTCACCAACCAGAATGTGACGATCTCAGCGATGCAGGACGCCGCGGCAGCCGGGATCGCGGCCATCGGCGCCGACCATCCGGCCCACCATCGGCTCACCCAGATGCGGGACTTCTACACGTTTCTGCTCGCCGAGATACCTGCGCTGCTGGACCGCTGGCGCGAGCGGTCAGCGAGTTAG
- a CDS encoding class I SAM-dependent RNA methyltransferase codes for MIDQELVLTTGAPANGGSCVARHDGRVVFVRYALPGEQVRVRITAERGSYWHGECVEVLEPAAGRVPSLCPIAGVDGAGCCDLAFADPALARELKGAVVSNQLARLGGHEWEGAAEPVGDDAPTGWRTRVRLDVGSDGRAGFHRYHSDELVTDLQCGQLPAGMIKGLAEQSWRPGDHLHVVADDDGVRHVVSTGRDHRPQVMEGDYHATQWVGRRRWQIPVTSFWQAHRRAAALYSALVGQWAQADTGMTAWDLYGGAGIFAAALAETVGESGRVISADTSRAATGAARAALADLPQVSVRTDSVRRVLSDAPSGADVAVLDPPRAGAGREVIEALAAAGVPRIVHIGCEAASFARDIGLYRAQGYAVEQIRVFDAFPLTHHVECVALLTR; via the coding sequence GTGATCGACCAGGAATTGGTCTTGACGACCGGGGCACCGGCGAACGGCGGCAGCTGTGTGGCGCGCCACGACGGGAGGGTCGTTTTCGTGCGCTATGCGCTGCCAGGTGAGCAGGTACGAGTGCGGATCACCGCCGAGCGGGGCTCGTATTGGCACGGTGAATGTGTTGAGGTGCTCGAACCAGCGGCCGGCCGGGTGCCATCGCTCTGCCCGATCGCCGGGGTCGACGGCGCCGGTTGCTGCGACCTGGCGTTCGCCGATCCGGCCCTGGCGCGCGAGCTCAAGGGTGCGGTGGTGTCCAATCAGCTGGCAAGGCTCGGCGGCCACGAGTGGGAGGGTGCCGCCGAACCGGTCGGAGACGACGCCCCAACCGGTTGGCGCACCCGAGTCCGCTTGGACGTCGGTTCCGACGGCCGCGCCGGATTCCACCGGTATCACAGTGATGAGCTGGTCACCGACCTGCAGTGCGGGCAGCTGCCGGCCGGAATGATCAAGGGACTGGCCGAACAGTCCTGGCGGCCCGGCGATCACCTGCACGTGGTGGCCGACGACGACGGTGTCCGGCATGTGGTGAGCACCGGGCGCGATCACCGCCCGCAGGTCATGGAGGGTGACTATCACGCCACCCAGTGGGTGGGCCGGCGGCGTTGGCAGATACCGGTCACGTCGTTCTGGCAGGCGCATCGCCGGGCGGCCGCGCTCTACAGCGCGCTGGTCGGCCAGTGGGCGCAGGCCGACACCGGGATGACCGCCTGGGATCTTTACGGCGGGGCCGGGATCTTCGCAGCGGCGCTGGCGGAGACAGTGGGGGAGTCGGGCCGGGTGATCAGTGCCGACACGTCGCGGGCCGCGACCGGGGCCGCGCGCGCTGCGCTGGCCGACCTGCCGCAGGTATCGGTGCGCACCGATTCGGTGCGGCGCGTGTTGAGCGATGCGCCCTCCGGCGCCGACGTGGCGGTGCTGGACCCGCCGCGCGCCGGCGCCGGGCGGGAGGTGATCGAGGCGCTGGCCGCCGCAGGTGTACCACGCATTGTGCACATCGGTTGCGAGGCAGCGTCTTTCGCCCGCGACATCGGTTTGTACCGTGCCCAGGGATATGCCGTGGAGCAGATCCGCGTATTCGACGCGTTCCCGCTGACCCACCACGTGGAGTGCGTCGCGCTGCTAACTCGCTGA
- a CDS encoding APC family permease translates to MSKISTAARRLVLGRPFRSDRLSHTLLPKRIALPVFASDALSSVAYGPEEVFLVLSVAGLAAYRMTLWVGLAVAFVFITVVASYRQNVHAYPSGGGDYEVVTTNLGATAGLTVASALMVDYVLTVAVSISSGIANIGSAIPFIADHKVAFAVGTVIVVAAANLRGIRESGTAFAIPTYAFMIGVFAMLGWGLFQIFVMGNPLQAESAEFKIHSTQGEMVGVALVFLVAKSFSSGCAALTGVEAISNGVPAFRKPKSRNAATTLLMLGVIAVTLMMGIIVLARETGVKIAARPHEQLIGAPADYDQKTLLAQLAETVFRGFPPGLWIIAGVTALILALAANTAFNGFPVLGSILAQDRYLPRQLHTRGDRLAFSNGIVFLAVVAIAFIVAFGAEVTALIQLYIVGVFVSFTLSQIGMVRHWNRLLRNETDRAARVKMMRSRVVNTIGFVATGAVLIVVIATKFVAGAWIAIVAMSVLFVLMKMIRRHYDTVSQELAEQSAALDDQAVLPSRNHALVLVSKLHLPTRRALAYARATRPDALEAITVNVDDTETRALVREWEDSDITVPLKVIASPYREVTRPVLDYVKRISKESPRTVVTVYIPEYVVGHWWEQLLHNQSALRLKTRLLFMPQVMVTSVPWQLNSSERRKVLEPHHAPGDTRRGFLE, encoded by the coding sequence GTGTCGAAGATTTCCACCGCTGCGCGGCGCCTGGTTCTAGGCCGGCCCTTTCGCAGCGATCGGCTAAGCCACACGCTGCTGCCCAAGCGCATCGCCCTGCCGGTATTCGCGTCCGACGCGCTGTCGTCGGTTGCCTACGGACCCGAAGAAGTCTTTCTGGTGTTGTCGGTGGCGGGTCTGGCGGCCTATCGGATGACGCTGTGGGTGGGCCTGGCCGTCGCCTTCGTGTTCATCACGGTGGTGGCCTCTTACCGCCAGAATGTGCACGCCTATCCTTCCGGCGGCGGCGACTACGAGGTGGTCACCACCAACCTGGGTGCCACCGCGGGCCTGACCGTGGCCAGCGCGTTGATGGTGGATTACGTTCTGACGGTTGCGGTCTCGATCTCATCGGGGATCGCCAATATCGGCTCGGCGATACCGTTCATCGCCGACCACAAGGTGGCGTTCGCGGTCGGGACTGTGATCGTGGTGGCGGCGGCCAATCTGCGGGGCATCCGAGAATCGGGCACCGCGTTCGCCATCCCGACCTATGCGTTCATGATCGGGGTCTTCGCCATGCTGGGGTGGGGGCTGTTCCAGATCTTTGTGATGGGCAATCCATTGCAGGCCGAGTCGGCCGAGTTCAAAATCCACTCCACCCAGGGCGAGATGGTCGGGGTGGCCCTGGTGTTCCTGGTGGCGAAATCGTTCTCGTCGGGATGTGCGGCGCTGACCGGGGTGGAGGCGATCAGCAACGGGGTGCCGGCCTTCCGCAAACCGAAGTCGCGCAACGCGGCCACCACGCTGCTGATGCTGGGTGTGATCGCGGTGACACTGATGATGGGCATCATCGTGCTGGCCCGCGAGACCGGGGTGAAGATCGCCGCTCGCCCGCATGAACAGCTCATCGGGGCGCCGGCGGACTACGACCAGAAGACCCTGCTGGCTCAGCTGGCCGAGACGGTGTTCCGGGGTTTTCCGCCCGGTCTGTGGATCATTGCCGGAGTGACGGCGCTGATCCTGGCGCTCGCCGCCAACACCGCGTTCAACGGTTTCCCGGTGCTGGGTTCGATCTTGGCGCAGGACCGCTACCTGCCGCGCCAGCTGCACACCCGCGGCGACCGGCTGGCGTTCTCCAACGGCATCGTGTTCCTCGCGGTGGTGGCCATCGCCTTCATCGTGGCGTTCGGCGCGGAGGTGACGGCGCTGATCCAGCTCTACATCGTTGGGGTGTTCGTTTCCTTCACACTGAGTCAGATCGGCATGGTGCGGCACTGGAACCGGTTGCTGCGTAACGAAACCGACCGTGCAGCGCGGGTCAAGATGATGCGTTCCCGGGTCGTCAACACCATCGGATTCGTGGCTACCGGAGCGGTGTTGATCGTGGTGATCGCCACCAAGTTCGTGGCCGGCGCGTGGATTGCGATCGTCGCGATGTCGGTGCTGTTCGTGTTGATGAAGATGATCCGCCGGCATTACGACACCGTCAGCCAGGAGTTGGCCGAGCAGTCGGCCGCGCTGGATGACCAGGCGGTGCTGCCCAGTCGCAACCATGCCCTGGTGCTGGTGTCCAAGCTGCATCTGCCGACCCGCCGCGCGCTGGCCTACGCGCGAGCGACACGCCCTGACGCCCTGGAGGCGATCACGGTCAACGTCGATGACACCGAAACCCGCGCCCTGGTGCGCGAGTGGGAGGATAGCGATATCACCGTCCCGCTCAAGGTGATTGCATCCCCGTACCGCGAGGTCACTCGACCGGTGCTCGATTACGTCAAACGCATCAGCAAGGAGTCGCCGCGCACCGTGGTGACCGTCTACATCCCCGAATACGTGGTGGGTCACTGGTGGGAGCAGTTGCTCCACAACCAGAGCGCGCTGCGGCTCAAGACCCGGCTGTTGTTCATGCCGCAGGTCATGGTCACCTCGGTGCCCTGGCAGCTGAACTCCTCGGAGCGGCGCAAAGTCTTGGAGCCGCACCATGCTCCCGGCGACACCCGGAGAGGCTTTTTAGAGTGA